The sequence below is a genomic window from Rhodococcus sp. 4CII.
TCGCGGAGGTGTATCTCGAACTGCTGCGGCGGGTCGAGCGCTTCTTCGACGGTGTCGACGCCGTGCCCTACATCGCGGCCTGGCACCAGGCGCCCGTCGGCGAGGACCGCCCGCTGGGGCGGCTGCACCTGCAACTGTTCTCGATGATGCGATCGCCCGGCCGGATGAAGTACCTGGCCGGCTCCGAATCCGGGATGGGGGCGTGGGTCAACGACACCACGCCCGAGCGCATCGCCGACCGGCTGCGGGAGGTGGCGTCGTGAATGCGGCGCAGTGGGTGGCCCCCGTCGACGTCCATGCCGTCGGCGGCACCGCGGAGTCGTTGTTCCGCAGCACGTTCGGTGGCGCCGCGGACGGCGTCTGGGCGGCGCCCGGCCGGGTCAACCTCATCGGCGAGCACGTCGACTACGCCGGCGGGCTGGTGCTGCCGTTCGCCCTCCCCTACGTCACCGTGGTCGCCGTCCGAGCGCGCGGCGACGGGATCCTGCGCGCCGTGTCCACGCACACGGACGAGTCCTGGCAGGGTTCGCTCGCAGGTGTCGGCCCGGGCCATCCGTCCGGCTGGGCCGCGTACGTCGCCGGGGTGGTGTGGGCGCTGCGCCGGTCCGGGCATCTCACGGCTGGAACGGGTTTCGACGTGGCAGTGCATTCGACGGTCCCGGTCGGCTCCGGGCTGTCGAGTTCGGCCGCGCTCGAGTGCGCGTTCGCGCTCGCCGTCGCCGACCTCGCCGGACTGCCCACGGACGAGTCCGGCCGCCGGCCGCTGATCACCGCGTCCATCCTCGCGGAGAACGAGATCGCCGGCGCGTCCACCGGCGGCATGGACCAGTCGGTCGCGATGCTCGCCCGCCCCGGCCACGCGGTACTTCTCGACTGCCGGGACGGCGCGAGCAGGCACGTCCCGCTCGACTTCGACTCCGCGGGCGCGCGGCTGGTGGTCATCGACACCAACGCACCGCACCGGCTGGTCGACGGCCGGTACGGCAACCGGCGCGCCGCCATCGAGAAGGCCTGCGCCGACCTCGGCGTCGCCACCCTGCGCGACGTCGACGACGCCGATACCGCCGTCGCGGCGCTGGGTTCCCCCGCCGCGGCCCGGGCCCGGCACGTGCTCACCGAGATCCGGCGTGTCACCGAGGTCGCCGGACTCCTCGACCGCGGCCGGATCGCCGACACCGGCGACGCCCTGAACCGTTCGCACGCGTCGTTGCGGGACGACTACGAGGTCAGTTCCGTCGAACTCGATTCCGCCGTCGACGCGGCGCTGGCGGCAGGCGCCTGGGGTGCGCGGATGACCGGGGGCGGCTTCGGCGGCTCCGCGATCGCCCTCGTGCCCGCCGACCGGGTCGACGCCGTCGCCGAGAACGTCGTCCGCCGGGCCGAATCCGCCGCCCTGCCCACACCGCAGTTCCTATCCGCCGAGCCGTCGGGCTCGGCCCACCGACTCTGAACGTCCCGTACCACTGGAGCGAAATCTAGGAATCCCGCTGGAGCGTGGACGTACCGTGGTGCAAAGCGGTCGTGACTGGTCTGCCGCGGTAAGGAGGCGGGTGTGGACGACACCGATGCTGCGCGGCAGAGGCGGATCGTGGAGGTCCTCGTCGAGACCTTCGCCGACCTGATGGAGGCGGACCCGAGCGCGTTTCGCACGAAATTCCGGAAGATGGCCGCCGATCCGTTCGCCTTCTACCGCGGCAGCGCCTGCCTGTTCTACGACGATCTGCGAAACTTCGACGATCCGTGGGCGGACGAGCGCACCGGCCGGGTGTGGATTCACGGCGATCTTCACCTGGAGAATTTCGGCACGTACATGAACTCGGAAGGCACCCTCGTCTTCGACGTCAACGATTTCGACGAGGCGTACGTGGGGCACTTCAGCTGGGATCTTCGTCGCTTCGTCGCGAGTCTGGCCCTGATGGGCTGGCAGAAGGCCCTCCCCGACAAGGACGTCCGGGCGCTGGCCGAGACGTATCTGCGCAGTTACGTCGAGCAGGTCCTGCAGTATGCGCGGGAAGAGGCGGACGAGGCGTATGCGTTGCGCCTGGACAATTCGCGCGGTGCCATTCACGATCTCCTGCTGAGCGCGCGCCTGTCCACGCGGGTGAGTCTGCTCGAATCGGTCACGGTGCTCGAGGACTACGACCGGCACTTCCGCCGCGGCCGCGGGGTCCGCGAACTGGAGGAGGCGGAACGTGCAACGGTCTGCGAGGCAGTCGAGACGTACGTCGAGAGGGTCCCGCGCAGCAAGCGGTCCGCCCGCCCGGTGTTCTACAGCATCAAGGACGTGGTGGGGCGGAAGGGCTTCGGGATCGGCAGCGCCGGCCTGCCCGCGTACAACGTGCTCATCGAAGGGACAACGCAGGCCCTCGAGAACGACATCGTGCTCTCCCTCAAACAGGGCAACGTCGCCGCACCGAGCCGCATCGTCGACGAACCCGCCGTCCGCGGCTACTTCGAGCACGAAGGTCATCGCACCGCGGTGAGTCAGCGGGCCCTGCAGGTTCACACGGATCCGCTGCTCGGCTACACGGAGATCGACGGCACCGGTTTCGTGGTCGCCGAACTCTCCCCGTACGAACTGGACCTGGACTGGTCCGATCTCACCGAGCCGGAGGACATCACGCCGGTGCTCGAGGATCTCGGCCGGGCGACCGCGAAGGTGCACTGCGTCTCCGACGAGGACAGTGACCAGACGCTGGTCACGTTTCAGACCGAGGACGCCGTCCGCAGTGTCCTCGACGGCAGGCTGGACGAATTCGTCGACGAGATCGTCGAATTCGGCATCAAATATGCCGAGGTGAGCCGCAGGGATCACCAGCTGTTCGTGAACGCGTTCCGGGAGGGTGAGATCACCGGCGTGTCCGCGACCTGACACGGACGGTCTTACAGGCGGACCGTGTTCAGCTCCTCGAGCACACCCTCCGCGCTGCGGGCCGCCACGGTGCAGGCCCGCGCCGTGAACTGGTCGAGCAGCGGATGCCGGGCCCGTTCGCGCCACTTCCGGACCGCGGCGAGTGCCCGCATCCGCTGCAACTCGACGGAGTCGTCGCCGTCGGTGCCGAGTCGTTCGCAGATCTGGATCCCGAAGCCGCCGATCAGGCGCTGCAACTCGGCCACGTCGTCGGCGGGCAGTCCCACCTCGGTGGACCGCAGCCGCCCGAGCAGCCGCAGCTCCTGGAACCCGTGCACGTCGGAGAGCAGTCGTTCGGCCGACAGCAGGATCTCGCTCGCGCCCGGCACGGGATGTGTCGTGAGTACCCGCTTGAGTGCCACAAGGGCCGAGTGCGTCTTCAACTGATCGGCCCGCTGACCGAACTGGATGTCGATCACCTGGCGCAACTCGTCGAGTCCGCTGCGTTCCACCAGCTCGGCCGCCAACGTCGGCGAGTCCTTGGTGCCCAACCGGATCAGCGTGACGGCCATCCGAATCCCGAAGAGCCCGAAGCGGTCCGCGAGCTGGGCCCGCATCCGCGCGTCCACGGGCAGCGGGCTGTCCGCACGCGCGAAGCGGTCGGCGGACAGCATCGCCAGGTTCAGATCGTCCACCGGGACCTCGGCCAGATGCTGGAACGCGGTGAACTCGGCCTGCCGCATCGTGCGGGCACCGAGCGCCAGCAGACCCGCGACGGGGACGACGGCCTGACACAGCCCGGTCCGCTCGAGTTCGCCCGCGAACCGGGACGCCACCTCCTTCGCGGACATCATGGCGTCCAGGCGGCCCGCCCCCACCTCGTCGGCCCGCGACACCACACCGACGACACCGAGCGGCCCCGACTCGTCGCCCACGTGGTCGCCGATCTGACCGAGGAACTGGACGTCGGTCGCGTTGAGCGTGCGCAGCAGGTAGACCACGGCGTCGGCGCCGGACGCCTCGTTGTCGGGGGTCAGCATCTCGAGCGTGCGGGCCGAGACGTCCCGCGACAGCGAGGACGTGCCGGGGGTGTCGATAATCGTCGTGTGCGCAAGCGCGGACGACGGCCACTCCACGTCCAGGCGGTCCACCTGATCGGCGGTGAGGTGGCCCAGGTCGAACGTGAGATGCCCGTCGCGGCGCAGCACCGGCACGTTCGCGGAACGCTGAGCGCCGGTGCCCGGGTCCGCCTGGTACCACGCCGTGACGGTGGGCGTCGAGCCGCTGCGGTACCACGTGACGACCCGGGTGCACTCCGTCGCGTCGGTGGGCGCGATGTCCTGCCCCACCAGGGAATTGAGCAGGGTGGACTTGCCCGCCTTCAGCGAACCGGCCAGGGCCACCCGCAACGGCTGTTCCAGGCGACGCGCGCATTCGGTCAGCTGATCCCGGATCTCGGGACTTCCCGCGTACAGCCGGCGGGCGGACGCGATCAGCTCGCGGGCGTCGTGCAACGGAGCGGCGCTCATGCCGTGACCGCTCCCGCGTCACCTTCGACGAGTTGCGCCGCTTGCTGTTTCAGGGCGGACGCGACGTGCAGATCCTTCTCGAGCTGGGCGATCCGCCGGGTCCGCTCGGTGGACTCGAGATTCGCCGCCTCCTGCGCCGCGCGCAACGAGTCGTTGATCGAGCGCAGCGCCTGCTCCGCGATCGCGGTGAAATGATCGCGCAGGAGCCGCTGGATCGAACGGAGCCGGTCCTTCGACTCCTTGCCCACCTGGAAGCTGGCGTCGTCGGCGAAACGCCGGATCGCGGCCTTCGCCTCCGCCCGCCGCTTCAGGATCCGGCTCTCCCGGTCCTCCCGGTACGCCTTGGTGCCGAGGAGGACGCCGGCGCCGATCGAGATCGGATTGACCAGGGCCATGCCCATCATGGTGGTGATCAGGCCGAACATGAGCACGCCACCGTACGACCCCCGCATACCGACGAGGACCTTCTGGGTGATGCCGATGCGGCCCGCTTCGAGGTCAGCGAGCGAGGCAACCGGTTCGAGCACCCCGTCCACGTTCGCGACGTCGAGGTGCGGCAGTTCGACGGCGCCCGTCTCGGCGAAATGCTGCGCGACCACCTCGGCCAGCCACAGGGCGCGGTCGTGCGCCCAGACGAAGTTGTCGCCGATCGCGGTGGCGAACTCCTGCTCGAGCCACTGTCCCAGCGCATCCCAGTCCTTGCCGGGGTCGCCCTCGTCGACGGTTTCCTCCGCCTCCCGGGTGACGCGACGCAACCGGTCCCGCAGGTCGTGGTCGATGTCCGCGGCGAGGTCGGCGATGCCGTCGCCGAGCGTCTGCTGCCACAGCGAAGTCTTCTTGTGGAGTTCCTCGGCGGC
It includes:
- a CDS encoding DUF2252 domain-containing protein → MEADPSAFRTKFRKMAADPFAFYRGSACLFYDDLRNFDDPWADERTGRVWIHGDLHLENFGTYMNSEGTLVFDVNDFDEAYVGHFSWDLRRFVASLALMGWQKALPDKDVRALAETYLRSYVEQVLQYAREEADEAYALRLDNSRGAIHDLLLSARLSTRVSLLESVTVLEDYDRHFRRGRGVRELEEAERATVCEAVETYVERVPRSKRSARPVFYSIKDVVGRKGFGIGSAGLPAYNVLIEGTTQALENDIVLSLKQGNVAAPSRIVDEPAVRGYFEHEGHRTAVSQRALQVHTDPLLGYTEIDGTGFVVAELSPYELDLDWSDLTEPEDITPVLEDLGRATAKVHCVSDEDSDQTLVTFQTEDAVRSVLDGRLDEFVDEIVEFGIKYAEVSRRDHQLFVNAFREGEITGVSAT
- the galK gene encoding galactokinase — its product is MNAAQWVAPVDVHAVGGTAESLFRSTFGGAADGVWAAPGRVNLIGEHVDYAGGLVLPFALPYVTVVAVRARGDGILRAVSTHTDESWQGSLAGVGPGHPSGWAAYVAGVVWALRRSGHLTAGTGFDVAVHSTVPVGSGLSSSAALECAFALAVADLAGLPTDESGRRPLITASILAENEIAGASTGGMDQSVAMLARPGHAVLLDCRDGASRHVPLDFDSAGARLVVIDTNAPHRLVDGRYGNRRAAIEKACADLGVATLRDVDDADTAVAALGSPAAARARHVLTEIRRVTEVAGLLDRGRIADTGDALNRSHASLRDDYEVSSVELDSAVDAALAAGAWGARMTGGGFGGSAIALVPADRVDAVAENVVRRAESAALPTPQFLSAEPSGSAHRL
- a CDS encoding dynamin family protein, which translates into the protein MSAAPLHDARELIASARRLYAGSPEIRDQLTECARRLEQPLRVALAGSLKAGKSTLLNSLVGQDIAPTDATECTRVVTWYRSGSTPTVTAWYQADPGTGAQRSANVPVLRRDGHLTFDLGHLTADQVDRLDVEWPSSALAHTTIIDTPGTSSLSRDVSARTLEMLTPDNEASGADAVVYLLRTLNATDVQFLGQIGDHVGDESGPLGVVGVVSRADEVGAGRLDAMMSAKEVASRFAGELERTGLCQAVVPVAGLLALGARTMRQAEFTAFQHLAEVPVDDLNLAMLSADRFARADSPLPVDARMRAQLADRFGLFGIRMAVTLIRLGTKDSPTLAAELVERSGLDELRQVIDIQFGQRADQLKTHSALVALKRVLTTHPVPGASEILLSAERLLSDVHGFQELRLLGRLRSTEVGLPADDVAELQRLIGGFGIQICERLGTDGDDSVELQRMRALAAVRKWRERARHPLLDQFTARACTVAARSAEGVLEELNTVRL